The genomic region TCTTCCATGAGCGGAGCGCCGAGATGGCCGAGCGCAGCAATGATCTCAGGCGAAAGCTCGAGGCCCATTGCAAGCATCCGATCGCTGGCTTCGAGGAGGACAATCCGTCCCGCCTGCCGCTCGGTTCCAATCCGCACATGCATCTCTTCGAGGCGTGCCTCGCAAGCGAAACGGTCGAGGGCTTCGACCGGGTCCCTTGGGCCAATCTTGCCGACGAAATCGCGCAACTGGCGATGGATCGTTTCGTCGATGCCGAAACGGGTGCGCTGCGCGAATTCTTCGACCATGACTGGACGCCGTTCTCCGGCGAAAAAGGCCGCATCATCGAGCCGGGCCACCAGTTCGAATGGGCGTGGCTCCTGCTTCGCTGGGCGGAGCGGCGCGGTAACGCCGAAGCTATCGTCAAGGCGCGGCGGCTGTTCGAGATCGGTGAGAAACACGGCATCTGCCCGAAGCGCGACGTTGCGATCATGACGCTTCTCGACGATTTTTCGGTCGCCGACCCGGTGGCGCGGCTCTGGCCGCAGACCGAGTGGCTGAAGGCGGCGATCCGTTTCGCCGCTCTGACCGAGGGGCGGGAGCGCGAACGCTACCTCGCCTCGGCTACGCGGGCGGCAGCGGCCCTCGACCGCTTCCTTCAAACGCCGATCCGCGGTCTTTGGCGCGACAAACAGCAGGCGGATGGCGCATTCATCGAGGAGCCCGCGCCGGCAAGCAGCTTCTACCACATTGTCTGCGCGATTTATGAGCTGGAGGATTGTCTGAAGCGGATGTGAGCGCGGCGGACTTGGATTGCCCCACAAGCGGGGGCGAGGGACTTAAGAGCGCGCCGCTCGCCCCTTCTCCCTCACGAAACCGCATGGGGGAACTGAATCGGGGCCGCTTGTCCCTTTCGCCCCGCTTGCGCGGAGAAGGTGGCCGGCGGGCCGGATGAGGGCGCGCCCACACGCTTGCGAGAGTTTTCGACCATCATCGTTGGGCCTGCCGCAACCGCGGCGGGCCATTTTTATTTGCCGACGGTGAAATTGTGATTGGTGCGTATGTTGACATAAAGATATGTTTATGTGAGTAAATCAGAAATTGTCGTTTTCAGAACGGGGGATTTTCCATGCCCGCCATCGACTCCCTTTTCGGAGATGTTTCGCCCAGGCCCGACGGTTCGGAGATCCTTTTGGCGCTCAGGCAAGCGGCCAGCGAACGCATCCTGATCATGGATGGCGCCATGGGCACCGAGATCCAGCAGCTCGGCTTCGTCGAGGATCATTTCCGCGGCGAGCGCTTCGGCGGCTGTTCCTGTCATCAGCAGGGCAACAACGACCTCCTGACGCTGACGCAACCGAAGGCGATCGAGGACATCCACTACAGCTACGCCATCGCGGGAGCCGACATCCTCGAGACCAACACCTTCTCATCGACCCGCATCGCCCAGGCCGACTACGGCATGGAGGATATGATCTACGAGCTTAACCGTGACGGAGCACGGCTGGCGCGGCGCGCGGCAAAGCGCGCTGAGGCGAAAGATGGCAGGCGGCGTTTCGTCGCCGGCGCGCTCGGGCCGACCAACCGCACGGCGTCGATTTCCCCTGATGTCAACAATCCCGGCTATCGTGCCGTCACCTTTGATGATCTGCGGCTTGCCTATGGCGAGCAGGTCCGCGGTCTGATCGACGGCGGTGCCGACATCATTCTGATCGAGACGATCTTCGACACGCTGAACGCCAAGGCGGCGATCTTCGCCACGCAGGAAGTCTTTACCGAGAAGGGGATTCAGCTTCCGGTGATGATCTCCGGCACGATCACCGATCTTTCCGGCCGCACGCTTTCCGGCCAGACGCCGACCGCCTTCTGGCACTCGGTGCGGCACGCCGCACCCTTCACCATCGGGCTCAATTGCGCGCTCGGCGCAAGCGCCATGCGCGCCCATATCGACGAGCTTTCCTCTGTTGCCGATACGCTCGTCTGTGCCTATCCGAATGCCGGCCTGCCGAATGAATTCGGCCGTTATGACGAAAGTCCCGAAGCGATGGCGGCTGAGATCGAGGGCTTCGCCCGTGACGGGCTCGTCAACATCGTCGGCGGCTGCTGCGGCTCGACCCCCGCCCATATCCGCGCGATCGCCGAAGCGGTCGCCAAATATCCGCCGCGGCAGATTCCGGAAATCGAACGGCATATGCGGCTTTCGGGCCTGGAGCCGTTCACGCTTACCAAGGACATTGCCTTCGTCAATGTCGGCGAACGCACCAACGTTACCGGCTCGGCCAAGTTCCGTAAGCTCATCACCACCGGTGACTACGCGGCGGCGCTCGACGTGGCGCGCGATCAGGTCGCGAACGGCGCCCAGATCATCGACATCAACATGGACGAGGGCCTGATCGATTCTACCCAGGCAATGGTCGAGTTCCTGAACCTCGTCGCGTCCGAGCCCGATATCGCCCGTGTTCCGGTGATGATCGATTCGTCCAAATGGGAGGTGATCGAGGCGGGCCTCAAATGCGTGCAGGGTAAGGCGCTGGTGAACTCGATCTCGCTCAAGGAAGGCGAGGAGGCGTTCCTGCATCACGCGCGTCTGGTGCGGGCCTATGGCGCGGCGGTCGTGGTGATGGCGTTCGACGAGAGCGGTCAGGCCGATACCAGGACCCGCAAGGTGGAGATCTGCACGCGGGCCTATCGGCTGCTCACCGAAAAGGCGGGCTTCCCGCCGGAGGACATCATCTTCGACCCCAACATATTCGCGGTCGCGACGGGCATCGAAGAGCACAACAATTACGGTGTCGATTTCATCGAGGCGACGCGCGAGATCATCGCCACGCTGCCGCATGTCCATGTCTCGGGCGGTGTGTCGAACCTTTCCTTCTCCTTCCGCGGCAACGAGCCGGTGCGCGAGGCGATGCACGCCGTGTTCCTCTACCACGCGATCCAGGCAGGCATGGACATGGGCATCGTCAATGCCGGCCAGCTGGCCGTCTATGACACGATCGATGCGGAACTGCGCGAGGCCTGCGAGGATGTCGTTCTCAACCGCCGGGCAGATGCGACCGAGCGCATGCTGGAGATTGCGGAGCGTTATCGCGGGCAGGG from Sinorhizobium garamanticum harbors:
- the pmi gene encoding mannose-6-phosphate isomerase Pmi produces the protein MDIHSQARELAGWLANVALPLWRQKGFDAADGGFVETIDMEGEPTRANRRSRVQPRQVYCFAEAGRRGWPGDWRTVAEGGLAYFDRVYRLPSGFYGALADADGELIDPSFDLYNQAFALLAFAYLAQVFHERSAEMAERSNDLRRKLEAHCKHPIAGFEEDNPSRLPLGSNPHMHLFEACLASETVEGFDRVPWANLADEIAQLAMDRFVDAETGALREFFDHDWTPFSGEKGRIIEPGHQFEWAWLLLRWAERRGNAEAIVKARRLFEIGEKHGICPKRDVAIMTLLDDFSVADPVARLWPQTEWLKAAIRFAALTEGRERERYLASATRAAAALDRFLQTPIRGLWRDKQQADGAFIEEPAPASSFYHIVCAIYELEDCLKRM
- the metH gene encoding methionine synthase; the encoded protein is MPAIDSLFGDVSPRPDGSEILLALRQAASERILIMDGAMGTEIQQLGFVEDHFRGERFGGCSCHQQGNNDLLTLTQPKAIEDIHYSYAIAGADILETNTFSSTRIAQADYGMEDMIYELNRDGARLARRAAKRAEAKDGRRRFVAGALGPTNRTASISPDVNNPGYRAVTFDDLRLAYGEQVRGLIDGGADIILIETIFDTLNAKAAIFATQEVFTEKGIQLPVMISGTITDLSGRTLSGQTPTAFWHSVRHAAPFTIGLNCALGASAMRAHIDELSSVADTLVCAYPNAGLPNEFGRYDESPEAMAAEIEGFARDGLVNIVGGCCGSTPAHIRAIAEAVAKYPPRQIPEIERHMRLSGLEPFTLTKDIAFVNVGERTNVTGSAKFRKLITTGDYAAALDVARDQVANGAQIIDINMDEGLIDSTQAMVEFLNLVASEPDIARVPVMIDSSKWEVIEAGLKCVQGKALVNSISLKEGEEAFLHHARLVRAYGAAVVVMAFDESGQADTRTRKVEICTRAYRLLTEKAGFPPEDIIFDPNIFAVATGIEEHNNYGVDFIEATREIIATLPHVHVSGGVSNLSFSFRGNEPVREAMHAVFLYHAIQAGMDMGIVNAGQLAVYDTIDAELREACEDVVLNRRADATERMLEIAERYRGQGGAQGREKDLSWREWPVDKRLEHALVNGITEFIEVDTDEARLAAARPLHVIEGPLMAGMNVVGDLFGSGKMFLPQVVKSARVMKQAVAVLLPHMEAEKRANGGDGTRESAGKILMATVKGDVHDIGKNIVGVVLACNNYEIIDLGVMVPSAKILEVAKEQKVDIIGLSGLITPSLDEMVHVASELEREGFDIPLLIGGATTSRVHTAVKINPRYSLGQTVHVNDASRAVGVVSSLLSPDVRNGYMDTVRAEYHKVADAHARNEAEKRRLPLSQARANAQKLDWATYRPKAPSFLGARVFEDWDLAELAGYIDWTPFFQTWELKGVYPKILDDEKQGQAARQLFDDAQAMLRQIIAEKWFAPKAVVGFWPAGTVGDDIRLFTDETRDAELATFFTLRQQLTKRDGRPNIALADFVAPVDSGARDYLGGFVVTAGIEEVAIAERFERANDDYSSIMVKALADRFAEAFAERMHEYVRKELWGYAADEVFTPQDLIGEPYAGIRPAPGYPAQPDHTEKETLFRLLDAETSIGVKLTENYAMWPGSSVSGLYIGHPDAYYFGVAKIERDQVEDYAERKAMGVREVERWLSPILNYVPIPEAEAAE